Proteins co-encoded in one Flavobacterium fluviale genomic window:
- a CDS encoding UDP-2,3-diacylglucosamine diphosphatase has translation MKKIYFASDQHFGAPTPELSLPREKKFVAWLDEVKEDAEAIFLLGDLFDFWFEYKTVVPKGFVRILGKLAEIRDSGIPIYFFVGNHDLWMNDYFETELNIPVYHDNKEFTFNGKTFLIGHGDGKGPGDKGYKRMKKVFTNPFSKWLFRWLHPDVGVSLAQYLSVKNKLISGDEDIKFLGEEKEWLILYAKRKLETKHYNYFIFGHRHLPMIVPVGENSEYVNLGDWIGYFTYGVFDGETFELKKFEK, from the coding sequence ATGAAAAAAATATATTTTGCTTCAGATCAGCATTTTGGTGCGCCTACTCCAGAGTTAAGTTTGCCTCGCGAAAAGAAATTCGTGGCTTGGCTTGATGAGGTTAAAGAAGATGCAGAAGCGATTTTTTTGTTGGGTGATTTATTTGATTTTTGGTTCGAATACAAAACGGTTGTTCCAAAAGGATTTGTACGCATTTTAGGCAAACTGGCAGAAATTCGCGATAGCGGCATCCCAATTTATTTTTTCGTCGGAAATCATGATTTATGGATGAATGATTATTTTGAAACCGAATTGAATATTCCAGTTTATCACGATAACAAAGAGTTTACTTTTAACGGAAAAACCTTTTTAATTGGTCACGGCGACGGAAAAGGTCCTGGTGATAAAGGTTATAAAAGAATGAAAAAGGTATTTACGAATCCGTTTTCAAAATGGCTTTTTCGATGGCTTCATCCAGATGTTGGGGTTAGTTTAGCACAATATTTATCAGTTAAAAATAAATTGATTTCCGGCGATGAAGACATTAAGTTTTTAGGAGAAGAAAAAGAGTGGCTGATATTGTACGCTAAGCGCAAACTAGAAACTAAACATTATAATTATTTCATTTTCGGACATCGTCATTTACCAATGATTGTTCCAGTCGGTGAAAATTCTGAATACGTGAATCTAGGTGACTGGATTGGCTATTTTACTTATGGTGTTTTTGACGGCGAAACTTTCGAATTGAAAAAATTCGAAAAATAA
- a CDS encoding 6-pyruvoyl trahydropterin synthase family protein, whose product MSNIRITKQFSFETGHALYGYDGKCKNVHGHSYKLSVTVIGSPITDRSNVKFGMVIDFSDLKKIVKEEIVDQFDHATVFNQTTPHIELANELKNRGHHVILVDYQPTSENMVVDFAERIVARLPEGISLFSLKLQETESSFAEWYASDNL is encoded by the coding sequence ATGAGTAATATCAGAATTACAAAACAATTTAGTTTCGAAACTGGACATGCATTGTACGGTTACGACGGAAAATGCAAGAACGTTCACGGGCACAGTTATAAATTATCGGTAACTGTTATTGGTTCGCCAATTACAGATCGATCGAATGTAAAGTTCGGAATGGTGATTGATTTTTCGGATCTAAAGAAAATTGTAAAAGAAGAAATCGTCGATCAGTTTGACCATGCAACTGTTTTTAACCAAACAACGCCGCACATCGAATTGGCTAATGAATTAAAAAATCGCGGTCATCACGTTATTTTGGTAGATTATCAGCCAACTAGTGAAAATATGGTAGTTGATTTTGCTGAAAGAATTGTAGCAAGACTTCCAGAAGGAATTTCTCTTTTTTCACTAAAACTTCAGGAAACAGAATCTTCTTTTGCAGAATGGTACGCTTCTGATAATTTGTAA
- a CDS encoding enoyl-CoA hydratase/isomerase family protein has translation MSSENLNGSLETSFQNTIATVQFGHPASNSFPRQLLDELTAEINSLSRNEDISVIILKSEGDKTFCSGASFDELLKVENEEQGTEFFSGFAHLLNAMRNCNKIIIGRVQGKAVGGGVGIIAACDYTFGTLQSDIKLSELAIGIGPFVIEPAVSRKIGKTAMTQMTLAPHEWKSAEWAFQKGLYSVLTTSDTLDQEVESFAQKLSSYNPEALFEMKKIIWEGTEQWESILFERAAITGKLVLSDFSKKALLQFKK, from the coding sequence ATGAGTTCTGAAAATCTAAATGGAAGTTTAGAAACTTCTTTTCAAAATACAATTGCAACGGTGCAGTTTGGGCATCCTGCGAGTAATTCTTTTCCGCGTCAATTACTGGATGAGCTTACCGCCGAAATAAATTCATTAAGCCGAAATGAAGATATTTCGGTTATCATTTTAAAAAGCGAGGGCGATAAAACGTTCTGTTCTGGTGCTTCATTTGATGAACTTTTAAAGGTTGAAAATGAAGAGCAGGGAACTGAATTCTTTTCTGGTTTTGCCCATTTGTTAAATGCAATGCGAAATTGCAATAAAATTATAATCGGCCGTGTGCAGGGAAAAGCAGTTGGGGGCGGTGTCGGAATTATTGCTGCCTGCGATTATACTTTTGGAACGCTGCAAAGTGATATCAAGTTATCTGAATTAGCAATCGGAATCGGGCCCTTTGTAATCGAGCCGGCAGTTTCACGCAAGATTGGAAAAACAGCAATGACGCAAATGACTTTGGCGCCGCACGAATGGAAATCGGCCGAATGGGCTTTTCAAAAAGGACTTTATTCTGTTTTAACTACTTCTGATACCCTTGATCAAGAAGTTGAAAGTTTTGCTCAAAAACTAAGTTCTTACAATCCAGAAGCTTTGTTTGAAATGAAAAAGATTATCTGGGAAGGTACAGAACAATGGGAGTCTATTTTGTTTGAACGTGCGGCGATTACGGGTAAATTAGTTTTATCTGATTTTAGTAAAAAGGCTTTATTGCAGTTTAAAAAATAG